A part of Streptomyces sp. NBC_01235 genomic DNA contains:
- a CDS encoding SWIM zinc finger family protein: MGETEKDEVQAEAEVETEAEAVTAGAHQEQGSRPADEARRALRAARERRLEQQAEESSQQPEGPAPRPGDAARAALRRPPDATPAAATRPPDATPAAGTPVTGAVSAVESAPPADASPAADTSRAPRAPRASHVPTGSRPGDIAREALRAARAQAARQGSAEAAEQTGRETVRSGPHAHPSPRTAAHLPEEGRPARPRDPVAQERARVVRELLSGAFRMPPDETSEPEPNPYPDPEPYPDPDPNPDPDPNPEPDPNPEPYPDPEPYPNPEPYPDPEPYPDLASGQNNVPPTKGSSPSSVAAEPPRTPRSMAAPSRDGDHRRTFPAFPPRAGGSFAETWWGNAWVTALEEGALDPKRLARGRGYAEQGNVDAITVTPGLVLAYVQGSRPRPYRVQVRLRTLGEEDWERFLDAAVERPGHIAALLDKEMPESLADCGVPLLPGPGDLDPHCSCPDRGHPCKHAAALCYQTARLLDADPFVLLLLRGRGERELLDALSRRNATRAARAAQEQEPEPLPGVRAAEALAERRLPPLPAPLPVPPHPEQPPAYPSAPNGPDSFALDHLATDAAARAHALLTTGHDETGELTLWQDAVRLAASRPGSGLTATTRSLYASLASAAGRTPSELARAVAAWRQGGPDGLTVLEESWDPPAGRFDRARSLLLAADLPAFRPRHNHLTHPRGHVQLRFGRDGLWYAYESEPGHDDWWPRGTPDPDPVGALTGLGGSDDF; encoded by the coding sequence ATGGGGGAGACGGAGAAGGACGAGGTCCAGGCGGAGGCGGAGGTCGAGACCGAGGCCGAGGCCGTCACGGCGGGGGCGCACCAGGAGCAGGGCAGCAGGCCGGCCGACGAGGCCCGCCGTGCGCTGCGGGCGGCCCGGGAGCGGCGGCTGGAACAGCAGGCGGAGGAGTCGTCGCAGCAGCCCGAAGGCCCGGCACCGCGGCCCGGCGACGCAGCCCGCGCGGCCCTGCGGCGCCCGCCGGACGCCACTCCCGCAGCGGCCACGCGCCCGCCGGACGCCACTCCCGCGGCGGGCACCCCGGTAACCGGCGCCGTCTCCGCAGTGGAGTCGGCTCCACCGGCGGATGCCTCTCCGGCAGCCGACACGTCGCGCGCACCGCGCGCACCGCGCGCCTCGCACGTCCCGACCGGCTCGCGCCCCGGGGACATCGCCCGTGAGGCCCTGCGTGCGGCACGTGCGCAGGCGGCGCGGCAGGGCTCGGCCGAAGCCGCAGAGCAGACAGGACGGGAGACCGTGCGCAGCGGCCCCCACGCCCACCCCAGCCCCCGCACCGCAGCCCACCTCCCTGAAGAGGGGCGCCCCGCCCGCCCGCGTGACCCCGTGGCCCAAGAACGAGCCCGTGTCGTAAGGGAGTTGCTCTCGGGCGCCTTCCGGATGCCACCGGACGAGACATCCGAGCCCGAGCCGAATCCGTACCCGGACCCGGAGCCGTACCCAGACCCGGACCCGAATCCAGACCCGGACCCGAATCCGGAGCCGGACCCGAATCCGGAGCCGTACCCGGACCCGGAGCCGTACCCGAATCCGGAGCCGTACCCGGACCCGGAGCCGTACCCGGATCTTGCGTCCGGTCAGAACAACGTGCCGCCCACCAAGGGCAGTTCACCTTCCTCGGTCGCCGCCGAACCACCCCGCACCCCCCGCTCGATGGCCGCCCCCTCCCGGGACGGCGACCACCGCCGCACCTTCCCCGCGTTCCCCCCGCGCGCCGGCGGCTCCTTCGCCGAGACCTGGTGGGGCAACGCCTGGGTCACCGCGCTCGAAGAAGGCGCCCTGGATCCCAAGCGCCTGGCCCGCGGCCGTGGGTACGCCGAGCAGGGAAACGTGGACGCGATCACGGTCACCCCCGGGCTCGTCCTGGCGTACGTGCAGGGCAGCCGCCCCCGCCCCTACCGCGTGCAGGTGCGACTGCGCACCCTCGGCGAGGAGGACTGGGAGCGCTTCCTGGACGCCGCCGTCGAGCGCCCCGGGCACATCGCCGCGCTGCTCGACAAGGAGATGCCCGAGTCCCTCGCCGACTGCGGGGTGCCACTGCTGCCCGGCCCCGGTGACCTCGACCCGCACTGCAGCTGCCCCGACCGCGGTCACCCTTGCAAGCACGCGGCAGCCCTCTGCTATCAGACCGCGCGGCTGCTCGACGCCGACCCGTTCGTGCTGCTTCTGCTGCGCGGTCGCGGCGAACGCGAACTGCTCGACGCACTGTCCCGCCGTAACGCCACCCGCGCGGCCCGCGCCGCTCAGGAACAGGAACCGGAACCCCTGCCGGGCGTACGGGCCGCCGAGGCCCTCGCCGAACGTCGACTCCCGCCTCTCCCGGCCCCTTTGCCCGTGCCCCCGCACCCCGAGCAGCCCCCGGCGTACCCGTCCGCGCCGAACGGCCCCGACTCCTTCGCGCTGGACCACCTCGCGACCGACGCGGCCGCCCGCGCCCACGCTCTGCTGACCACCGGTCATGACGAGACCGGCGAACTGACCCTCTGGCAGGACGCCGTACGCCTCGCCGCGTCCCGCCCCGGCTCCGGGCTCACCGCCACCACCCGCTCCCTCTACGCCTCGCTCGCCTCCGCCGCCGGCCGTACCCCGTCCGAGCTGGCGCGCGCGGTGGCCGCGTGGCGACAGGGCGGCCCGGACGGGCTCACCGTCCTGGAGGAGTCCTGGGATCCGCCGGCCGGACGCTTCGACCGGGCCCGTTCTCTCCTCCTGGCCGCCGACCTCCCCGCCTTCCGCCCCCGCCACAACCACCTCACCCACCCCCGCGGCCACGTCCAACTCCGCTTCGGACGTGACGGCTTGTGGTACGCGTACGAGTCGGAACCGGGCCACGACGACTGGTGGCCCCGCGGCACCCCCGACCCGGATCCGGTGGGCGCGCTCACCGGCCTGGGCGGCTCGGACGATTTCTGA
- a CDS encoding anti-sigma factor antagonist, which produces MTIDWRYTVQDRLGVLSVAGYLGPDAVRRFSGAIGWALARGTGPVVVDLTELRNWSTEGQLAITEAALRLAEAGRSLELAAIPADGSLVPAGGCPPIPVHADLASALAAHDTGQKEDQPEERQEWRTTGWPTEDAHR; this is translated from the coding sequence ATGACCATCGACTGGCGCTACACCGTCCAGGACCGCCTCGGCGTCCTCTCCGTCGCCGGATACCTCGGTCCCGACGCCGTGCGCCGCTTCAGCGGAGCCATCGGCTGGGCCCTGGCCCGCGGCACCGGTCCGGTCGTCGTCGACCTCACCGAGCTGCGCAACTGGTCGACGGAAGGGCAGCTGGCCATCACCGAAGCCGCTCTCCGCCTCGCCGAGGCGGGCCGCAGCCTGGAGCTGGCCGCGATCCCCGCCGACGGCTCCCTCGTCCCTGCCGGTGGCTGCCCGCCCATCCCGGTCCATGCCGACCTGGCCTCCGCGCTCGCCGCGCACGACACCGGACAGAAGGAGGACCAGCCCGAGGAGCGACAGGAGTGGCGCACCACGGGCTGGCCGACGGAGGACGCCCATCGCTGA
- a CDS encoding MFS transporter encodes MTSDVRKLPTGFGRLWTAQTVSSLGDGVSHAALPLLALTLTRDPMALAVVTAAGTLPWLLFGVLGGALVDRWDRRRTMWVMDAARAVLLAIPAAAAALDVLSIALLAAVAFLLGLGGLFFDTAATAYLPDLLGRDPALLERANARLRGTQTAASGFAGPPAGSALLALGRAVPLLADAVSFALSALLVRSLPAAPRPVPQARESLLRQARAGASYVFRDQLLLGLALRPAVGNIAFLAVETVLALFAHDRLGIDTFGFGLLLTAEATGGLLGAGIASFLGRRLGTGTALTCTAAVEGLAILGLAVAPNPYVAGLALAVCGAGMGATMVLGPSLRQAVVPAHLMGRVASTSRMLAMCAAPFGAFLGGWLATTYDVRTPLYTAAGLLLTMTAVTSTMTSNRQVEAALRAAAPADDPDHPESWDPVQKGAV; translated from the coding sequence GTGACCTCAGACGTTCGGAAGTTGCCGACCGGGTTCGGACGGCTGTGGACTGCGCAGACTGTGTCCTCGCTCGGTGACGGGGTGTCGCATGCCGCGCTGCCGCTGCTCGCGTTGACGTTGACGCGGGATCCGATGGCGCTGGCCGTCGTCACGGCCGCCGGAACGCTGCCGTGGCTGCTCTTCGGGGTGCTCGGCGGTGCGCTGGTGGACCGCTGGGACCGTCGGCGCACGATGTGGGTCATGGACGCGGCGCGTGCGGTGCTGCTCGCGATACCGGCGGCAGCGGCCGCGCTCGACGTGCTGAGCATTGCACTGCTCGCGGCCGTCGCCTTCCTGCTCGGCCTCGGCGGACTCTTCTTCGACACGGCCGCCACGGCCTATCTGCCGGATCTGCTCGGCCGCGACCCCGCGCTCCTGGAGCGCGCCAACGCCCGCCTGCGCGGCACCCAGACCGCCGCGTCCGGCTTCGCGGGGCCGCCTGCGGGCAGTGCCCTGCTCGCGCTCGGGCGGGCGGTTCCGCTGCTCGCCGACGCGGTGTCGTTCGCGCTCTCCGCACTGCTCGTACGGTCGCTGCCTGCCGCACCCCGGCCCGTACCGCAGGCCCGTGAGTCGCTGTTGCGGCAGGCGCGGGCCGGCGCCTCGTACGTATTCCGGGATCAGTTGCTGCTCGGGCTCGCGCTGCGTCCGGCGGTCGGGAACATCGCCTTCCTCGCCGTGGAGACCGTACTCGCCCTCTTCGCGCACGATCGTCTCGGCATCGACACCTTCGGCTTCGGCCTGCTCCTCACGGCGGAGGCCACCGGCGGTCTGCTCGGCGCGGGCATCGCCTCCTTCCTCGGCCGACGACTCGGCACCGGCACCGCGCTCACCTGCACGGCCGCAGTCGAGGGACTCGCCATCCTGGGCCTTGCCGTCGCCCCGAACCCGTACGTCGCCGGCCTCGCGCTCGCCGTCTGCGGAGCGGGCATGGGCGCCACGATGGTGCTCGGCCCCTCCCTCCGACAGGCGGTCGTCCCCGCCCACCTGATGGGCCGGGTCGCCTCCACCTCCCGGATGCTCGCCATGTGCGCCGCCCCGTTCGGCGCCTTCCTCGGCGGCTGGCTGGCCACCACCTACGACGTACGCACCCCGCTCTACACCGCCGCCGGCCTCCTCCTCACCATGACCGCCGTCACGTCGACCATGACCAGCAACCGCCAGGTCGAGGCGGCGCTGCGTGCCGCCGCCCCGGCCGATGATCCAGATCACCCGGAATCCTGGGATCCCGTTCAGAAGGGTGCCGTTTAG
- a CDS encoding ATP-binding protein, translated as MTSEGGFRLPWRRSRPAAAIEHLPPAVQRHIVSLKLGPDTARRTREAVARHLPDAGVALNSAFADAVLLVTSELVTNVLRHAAHSPVIDVGLTRSAGQLVVSVADAEPRLPDLTADGMGAGLRMVTEVAADYDGDLSAEPAVDHDGKVVLVRLRMPS; from the coding sequence ATGACGAGCGAGGGAGGGTTCCGGCTGCCGTGGCGGCGGAGCAGGCCGGCAGCCGCGATCGAGCATCTGCCGCCGGCGGTGCAGCGGCACATCGTCTCGCTGAAGCTGGGGCCGGACACGGCCAGGCGGACACGCGAAGCGGTGGCCCGGCACCTGCCGGACGCGGGCGTCGCGCTGAACTCGGCGTTCGCGGACGCGGTGCTGCTGGTGACCAGTGAGCTGGTCACGAACGTGCTGCGGCATGCCGCCCACTCGCCGGTGATCGACGTCGGCCTGACGAGGTCGGCCGGACAGCTCGTTGTCAGCGTCGCGGACGCCGAACCCCGCCTGCCCGACCTCACCGCTGACGGCATGGGGGCCGGACTGCGGATGGTCACCGAGGTCGCCGCCGACTACGACGGCGATCTCAGTGCCGAACCAGCCGTCGACCACGACGGCAAGGTCGTCCTCGTACGGCTCCGGATGCCTTCGTAG
- a CDS encoding pyridoxamine 5'-phosphate oxidase family protein: MKLPRAALRLAEVSGAEALRLVEGSSMGRLVYAQGEPTVVRPARHVGESGRPLVRTPVQAAVAIEAATYQVDELGVVTGTGRTVTLSARHRPGDGRPPTGRRPGGHRRTHRGLRHPRPARRPAPRPGPAEVINDPIEAAVPHCLKDVGGAPILRTPSGRSHGPHDTVLRIHPETVTGFRLTRTES, from the coding sequence ATGAAGCTTCCCCGTGCGGCCCTGCGCCTGGCCGAGGTCTCCGGCGCGGAGGCGCTCCGGCTGGTGGAGGGCAGCAGCATGGGGCGGCTGGTGTACGCGCAGGGGGAACCGACCGTCGTACGGCCCGCCCGGCACGTGGGGGAATCCGGGCGCCCGCTCGTCCGGACTCCCGTCCAGGCGGCTGTCGCGATCGAGGCGGCGACGTATCAGGTGGACGAGCTCGGGGTCGTGACCGGCACCGGCCGGACGGTGACCCTGTCGGCGCGACACCGGCCCGGAGACGGCCGACCGCCGACCGGTCGGCGACCTGGCGGGCATCGCCGAACTCACCGAGGACTTCGCCATCCCCGGCCAGCACGCCGTCCTGCACCGCGACCCGGCCCCGCCGAGGTGATCAACGACCCGATCGAGGCCGCCGTCCCCCATTGCCTCAAGGACGTGGGAGGTGCCCCCATCCTCCGCACCCCGTCCGGCCGGAGCCATGGCCCGCACGACACGGTGCTGCGCATCCACCCCGAGACCGTGACCGGTTTCCGCCTCACCCGCACGGAGAGCTGA
- a CDS encoding ArsR/SmtB family transcription factor, which yields MPTDDLPETFHVTTDEQLRAVSNLTRHRIMAVLRFEPATITQIAERVGLAKGSSSYHVRLLERAGLVKVVRTRKVRGVTERYYAMAARAIVLPDPGEGGPDVLMRHAVADLEAAPVDGERHVRMAHLRLTEEQFAELGARLQALADEYRELSDPSLPDASLVFALFHPTPREQAEGDAK from the coding sequence ATGCCTACCGATGATCTTCCCGAGACGTTCCACGTCACCACTGACGAGCAGCTACGCGCCGTTTCCAATCTCACGCGTCACCGGATCATGGCCGTGCTCCGCTTCGAGCCCGCGACGATTACGCAGATCGCCGAGCGAGTGGGCCTTGCGAAGGGGAGTTCCAGCTACCACGTACGGCTGCTCGAACGGGCCGGCCTGGTGAAGGTCGTACGAACGCGGAAGGTCCGGGGGGTCACCGAGCGGTACTACGCAATGGCCGCGCGGGCGATCGTGCTGCCGGATCCGGGCGAGGGAGGCCCGGATGTGCTGATGCGGCATGCGGTGGCGGACCTGGAGGCAGCGCCGGTGGATGGCGAGCGGCACGTACGGATGGCGCATCTGCGGCTCACCGAGGAGCAGTTCGCGGAGCTGGGGGCGCGGCTGCAGGCACTGGCGGACGAGTACCGGGAGCTGTCCGATCCGTCGCTGCCGGACGCGTCACTCGTCTTCGCACTGTTCCACCCGACACCGCGCGAGCAGGCCGAAGGGGACGCCAAGTGA
- a CDS encoding oleate hydratase produces the protein MADAPHTSHAYLVGGGIASLAAAAFLVRDGDFPGENIHVLEELPVAGGSMDGSGEPAGYVTRGGRMLEEEAYTCLWNLLESIPTLTDETVSVREEIQAFNAKWPTDAKARLIGKDTTILDASDYGLDTRDRLELTRLLVLPEAVIGARRIEDFFSPHFFDTNFWTMWRTTFAFQNWHSAIELKRYLLRFMQEFPRMHTLAGVRRTRLNQYDSIIRPVRAWLENHGVRFEYGVRVTDVDFATDEQGARRVRRLHLERDGQPDAYELTDTDYAFLTIGSMTADAASGSDATPPDLIRDKRDGGWRLWETIAAKAEDFGRPTAFNGNVDEAKWESFTLTMRSPLLLHRIEELSGNLPGTGALMTFKDSHWLMSIVVPHAPHFEGQPEDVYTLWGYGLFVDKEGDFVDKPMARATGREILTELLGHLGLSDIEEQVAATTTVIPVMMPYITSQFAPRTVHDRPLVIPQGATNFAFLGQFAELPEDVVFTVEYSVRGAMHAVHGLLGLDHEIPGIYHALADPTTALEVLRATLA, from the coding sequence ATGGCCGACGCTCCGCACACATCCCACGCCTACCTCGTCGGCGGCGGCATCGCCTCCCTCGCAGCTGCGGCCTTCCTCGTCCGTGACGGCGACTTCCCAGGCGAGAACATCCACGTCCTGGAGGAGCTCCCGGTCGCCGGCGGCTCCATGGACGGGAGCGGCGAGCCCGCCGGATACGTCACCCGCGGCGGGCGGATGCTGGAGGAGGAGGCGTACACCTGCCTGTGGAACCTCCTGGAGTCCATCCCCACCCTCACCGACGAGACGGTGTCGGTACGCGAGGAGATCCAGGCGTTCAACGCCAAGTGGCCCACCGACGCCAAGGCCCGCCTGATCGGCAAGGACACCACGATCCTGGACGCCTCCGACTACGGCCTCGACACCCGCGACCGCCTGGAGCTGACCCGCCTGCTGGTACTGCCCGAGGCGGTCATCGGCGCCCGCCGGATCGAGGACTTCTTCTCCCCGCACTTCTTCGACACCAATTTCTGGACGATGTGGCGCACCACCTTCGCCTTCCAGAACTGGCACAGCGCCATCGAGCTCAAGCGCTACCTGCTGCGCTTCATGCAGGAGTTCCCGCGCATGCACACCCTGGCCGGGGTACGCCGTACCCGCCTCAACCAGTACGACTCGATCATCCGCCCGGTGCGGGCCTGGCTGGAGAACCACGGCGTGCGCTTCGAGTACGGCGTGCGGGTCACCGACGTCGACTTCGCCACCGACGAGCAGGGCGCCCGGCGCGTGCGCCGGCTGCACCTCGAACGCGACGGGCAGCCGGACGCCTACGAACTCACCGACACCGACTACGCGTTCCTCACCATCGGCTCGATGACCGCCGACGCCGCCTCCGGAAGCGACGCCACCCCGCCCGACCTGATCCGCGACAAGCGCGACGGCGGCTGGCGGCTGTGGGAGACCATCGCCGCCAAGGCCGAGGACTTCGGCCGCCCCACCGCCTTCAACGGCAATGTGGACGAGGCGAAGTGGGAGTCCTTCACCCTCACCATGCGCAGCCCGCTGCTGCTGCACCGCATCGAGGAACTGTCCGGCAACCTCCCCGGCACGGGCGCGCTGATGACGTTCAAGGACTCCCACTGGCTGATGTCGATCGTGGTACCGCATGCCCCGCACTTCGAGGGCCAGCCCGAGGACGTGTACACCCTGTGGGGCTACGGCCTGTTCGTCGACAAGGAGGGTGACTTCGTCGACAAGCCGATGGCGCGGGCCACCGGACGGGAGATCCTCACCGAACTGCTCGGCCACCTCGGTCTGTCGGACATCGAGGAACAGGTCGCGGCGACCACGACGGTGATCCCGGTGATGATGCCGTACATCACCAGCCAGTTCGCCCCCCGCACCGTCCACGACAGGCCCCTGGTCATTCCGCAGGGTGCGACCAACTTCGCCTTCCTGGGCCAGTTCGCGGAGCTCCCGGAGGATGTCGTCTTCACCGTCGAGTACTCCGTGCGCGGCGCCATGCACGCCGTCCACGGCCTGCTCGGCCTCGACCACGAGATCCCCGGGATCTACCACGCCCTCGCCGACCCGACGACCGCCCTCGAGGTGCTCAGAGCCACGCTGGCCTGA
- a CDS encoding SulP family inorganic anion transporter, whose translation MSTSFDLGRARARLTALLPGRTDLTEIRRDPRRDLLAGLTVAIVALPLALGFGVSSGLGAEAGLATAVVAGALAAVFGGSNLQVSGPTGAMTVVLVPIVAEHGPGGVLTVGLMAGVILVALAVLRAGKYMQYVPAPVVEGFTLGIACIIGLQQIPNALGVPKPEGDRVLVVTWRALEEFAENPNWTAVAFALAVAGVMLLGARLRPAIPFSILAVIAATIVAQVAGLDAAKQIGDLPSGLPAPSLAFLNPGALGSLLAPAVAVAALAALESLLSASVADGMTVGQKHDPDRELFGQGLANIAAPLFGGVPATGAIARTAVNVRTGATSRLASLVHAAILAVIVFAAAPLVSRIPLAALAGVLLATAIRMVEVGSLRAMAKATRSDALILVLTAIATLALDLVYAVIIGLTVAGVLALRAVAKQARLEEVPLDRGDHSAEEHALLAEHIVAYRIDGPLFFAAAHRFLLELTEVADVRVVILRMSRVSTMDATGALVLKDAVEKLTRRGILVLASGIRPDQHQVLDSVGALELLRHNGRDYATTPEAILGARDHLELAGILPAAAHRRMTLPNATTSPESREEPLR comes from the coding sequence ATGAGCACCTCCTTCGACCTTGGCCGGGCCAGGGCTCGGCTCACCGCGCTGCTGCCCGGCCGTACCGATCTGACGGAGATACGCCGGGATCCGCGCCGCGACCTGCTGGCCGGCCTCACGGTGGCGATCGTCGCGCTGCCGCTCGCGCTCGGTTTCGGCGTCTCCTCCGGGCTCGGCGCCGAGGCGGGGCTGGCGACCGCGGTGGTCGCCGGTGCGCTCGCGGCGGTGTTCGGCGGGTCGAATCTGCAGGTCTCCGGGCCGACCGGGGCGATGACGGTGGTGCTGGTGCCGATCGTCGCCGAGCACGGGCCGGGAGGGGTACTGACCGTCGGATTGATGGCGGGCGTGATACTCGTCGCGCTGGCGGTGCTGCGGGCCGGCAAGTACATGCAGTACGTGCCCGCGCCTGTCGTCGAGGGCTTCACTCTCGGCATCGCCTGCATCATCGGCCTACAGCAGATTCCGAACGCCCTTGGCGTGCCCAAGCCCGAGGGCGACCGCGTCCTCGTGGTGACCTGGCGTGCGCTGGAGGAGTTCGCGGAGAACCCGAACTGGACTGCCGTCGCCTTCGCCCTGGCAGTCGCCGGCGTCATGCTGCTCGGGGCCCGCCTGCGGCCCGCGATCCCCTTCTCCATTCTCGCCGTGATCGCGGCCACGATCGTGGCCCAGGTCGCCGGCCTGGACGCGGCGAAGCAGATCGGCGACCTGCCGTCCGGTCTGCCCGCGCCCTCCCTCGCCTTCCTGAACCCGGGCGCGCTCGGCTCCCTTCTCGCCCCAGCGGTCGCCGTGGCGGCGCTGGCCGCCCTGGAGTCTCTGTTGTCGGCCTCGGTCGCCGACGGCATGACAGTCGGCCAGAAGCACGACCCCGACCGGGAGCTGTTCGGGCAGGGGCTGGCCAACATCGCCGCCCCGCTGTTCGGCGGTGTCCCGGCCACCGGTGCGATCGCCCGCACCGCGGTCAACGTCCGCACCGGCGCGACCTCCCGGCTCGCCTCCCTGGTCCACGCCGCGATCCTCGCCGTGATCGTCTTCGCGGCAGCACCCCTCGTCTCCAGGATCCCGCTGGCCGCGCTGGCGGGTGTGCTGCTGGCCACCGCGATCCGCATGGTCGAGGTGGGCTCGCTGAGGGCGATGGCGAAGGCCACCCGTTCCGATGCCCTGATCCTCGTGCTCACCGCCATCGCGACGCTCGCCCTCGACCTCGTGTACGCCGTGATCATCGGCCTCACCGTCGCGGGCGTCCTCGCCCTGCGTGCGGTCGCCAAGCAGGCCCGCCTCGAAGAGGTCCCCCTCGACCGCGGGGACCACAGCGCCGAGGAACACGCCCTGCTCGCCGAGCACATCGTCGCGTACCGCATCGACGGGCCGCTGTTCTTCGCCGCCGCTCACCGCTTCCTGCTGGAGCTGACCGAGGTCGCGGACGTCCGGGTCGTGATCCTGCGTATGTCACGGGTGTCGACGATGGACGCCACCGGCGCCCTCGTCCTGAAGGACGCCGTGGAGAAGCTGACCCGGCGCGGGATCCTTGTCCTGGCCTCCGGCATACGCCCCGACCAGCACCAGGTCCTGGACTCCGTCGGCGCGCTGGAACTGCTGCGGCACAACGGCCGGGACTACGCCACCACCCCGGAGGCGATCCTGGGCGCCCGCGATCACCTGGAACTTGCAGGGATCCTGCCGGCCGCGGCCCACCGGCGGATGACGCTCCCGAACGCCACGACGTCCCCCGAATCCCGTGAGGAGCCTCTCCGATGA
- a CDS encoding ArsR/SmtB family transcription factor, with translation MSAPLYQLKAEFFKTLGHPVRIRVLELLSVREHAVSEMLPEVGVEPAHLSQQLAVLRRANLVVTRKEGSTVYYSLTSPHVAQLLRVARTILSGVLTGQAELLADLQAAQGQAEPPS, from the coding sequence GTGAGTGCGCCGCTGTACCAACTGAAGGCCGAGTTCTTCAAGACGCTCGGGCATCCGGTGCGCATCCGGGTCCTGGAGCTGCTGAGCGTACGAGAGCACGCGGTCTCGGAGATGCTGCCCGAGGTGGGCGTCGAGCCCGCGCACCTCTCCCAGCAGCTGGCGGTGCTGCGGCGGGCGAACCTGGTCGTGACCCGCAAGGAGGGCTCGACGGTCTACTACTCGCTCACCAGCCCGCACGTCGCCCAGCTGCTGCGGGTCGCCCGCACCATCCTCTCCGGGGTGCTGACCGGGCAGGCCGAACTGCTCGCCGACCTCCAGGCCGCCCAGGGGCAGGCCGAACCGCCGTCGTAA
- a CDS encoding ArsR/SmtB family transcription factor, protein MPVPLYEAKAEFFRMLGHPVRIRVLELLQDGPKPVRDLLAAIEVEPSNLSQQLAVLRRSGIVTATRTGSTVVYELAGGDVAELLAAARRILAVLWSGRRDLLDELQAAEPSP, encoded by the coding sequence ATGCCAGTTCCGCTGTACGAGGCGAAGGCGGAGTTCTTCCGGATGCTCGGGCATCCGGTGCGGATAAGGGTGCTGGAGCTGCTGCAGGACGGGCCGAAGCCGGTGCGCGACCTGTTGGCCGCGATCGAGGTCGAGCCGTCGAACCTGTCCCAGCAGCTCGCCGTGCTGCGCCGCTCGGGCATCGTGACCGCCACGCGCACCGGCTCCACGGTGGTGTATGAGCTGGCCGGCGGTGACGTGGCGGAGCTGCTCGCCGCCGCGCGGCGGATCCTGGCCGTCCTCTGGTCCGGCCGGCGCGACCTGCTGGACGAGCTGCAGGCCGCGGAGCCCTCACCATGA
- a CDS encoding ATP-binding protein, producing MSVRVETLPRRHVLTVPSEPPAVRLARETAEQVLVEWGIGLRHPTVDPALLILSELVTNSVRHAAVLSPKVTVIYAAGADCLAFAVYDRHPYQPPLYGAVTGAGAGGLGTVMELVMGLGGTAAVRGDADGQGKSIWITLPL from the coding sequence ATGTCCGTCAGAGTCGAGACGCTGCCCCGCCGGCACGTGCTCACCGTGCCCAGCGAACCGCCCGCCGTCCGCCTCGCGCGCGAGACCGCGGAACAGGTGCTGGTCGAGTGGGGCATCGGACTGCGCCACCCCACGGTGGATCCGGCACTGCTGATCCTGAGCGAGCTGGTCACCAACAGCGTCCGGCATGCCGCTGTGCTCTCCCCAAAGGTCACCGTGATCTACGCGGCGGGCGCGGACTGTCTGGCCTTCGCCGTGTACGACCGCCACCCCTACCAGCCGCCGCTGTACGGGGCGGTCACCGGTGCCGGGGCAGGTGGCCTGGGCACCGTCATGGAACTCGTCATGGGCCTGGGTGGCACCGCCGCCGTCCGCGGTGACGCCGACGGCCAGGGCAAGAGCATCTGGATCACCCTCCCCCTCTGA